CGCCGCAGGTCCGCTATGACCTGGCCGCGCAGGCACTGGCCCGGGGCATCCACGTCTTCCTCGAAAAGCCGCCGGGGGCAACCCTGGCCGAAGTCCACGCGCTTTCGGCGCAGGCCGAGCGCACCGGCGCCTCGCTGTTCGCCTCGTGGCATTCGCGCTTTGCCGCCGGGGTCGCCCCGGCGCGGGCCTGGCTGGCCGAGCGCCGCATCGACAGCGTCAAGGTGATCTGGCGCGAGGACGTGCGCGTGTGGCATCCGGGACAGGCCTGGATCTGGGAGCCGGGCGGGCTGGGCGTGTTCGATCCGGGCATCAATGCCCTCTCGATCATCACCCACATCCTGCCGCGTCCGTTCTTCCTGTCGGAAGCGACGCTCGAAATCCCGGAAAACCGGGCCGCGCCCATCGCCGCCGATCTCCATTTCCGCGACACGCGCGGCGCCCCGATCCACATGGACCTCGACTGGCGCCAGACCGGCCCGCAGAGCTGGGACGTTCTGGTCGAAACCGACGCGGGCACGCTCAAGCTGGCCCATGGCGGCGCGGTCCTGACCCTGCCGAGCGAAACCGTGCGCAACGAGGATCATGAATATCCCGGCCTCTACGCCCGCTTTGCCACGCTGGTCACGGGCGGGCGCAGCGATGTCGACGTATCCCCGCTGACCCTCGTGGCCGATGCGTTCCTGCGCGGCACGCGCCTGACGACGGAGGCCTTTTTCGACTGATCAGGCCTGCCGGGGCGGCACCAGCGGCAGGCGCAGGCGCGCACAGAACATCGCGCCCGCGTGGACGAAATCCAGCCGCCCCCCATGCAGCGCGGCCACCCGCGCGGCGATGGCCAGCCCCAGCCCGGCCCCGTCGCCGCCGCGTGCGGCATCCCCGCGCGCGAACGGACGGCACAAGGCCTCGGCCA
The genomic region above belongs to Novosphingobium sp. IK01 and contains:
- a CDS encoding Gfo/Idh/MocA family protein, producing the protein MDPIRIAVVGMGKIARDQHLPAIAGNRAFSLAATVSPRDSGIEGVPHLRSLDALLEEGPAIDAVALCTPPQVRYDLAAQALARGIHVFLEKPPGATLAEVHALSAQAERTGASLFASWHSRFAAGVAPARAWLAERRIDSVKVIWREDVRVWHPGQAWIWEPGGLGVFDPGINALSIITHILPRPFFLSEATLEIPENRAAPIAADLHFRDTRGAPIHMDLDWRQTGPQSWDVLVETDAGTLKLAHGGAVLTLPSETVRNEDHEYPGLYARFATLVTGGRSDVDVSPLTLVADAFLRGTRLTTEAFFD